The following DNA comes from Cedecea neteri.
ACTCACACTAGCTATTATCGGCGCCCTGAGCGCCATTCAGCCCGCTTTAGCCCTTGATTATCCCTTACCGCCGGAAGGCAGCCGTCTGATTGGTCAAAACCAGACTTATACCGTGCAGGAAGGGGATCGCAATCTGCAGGCCATTGCCCGGCGTTTTGATACCGGAGCGATGCTGCTGTTGGAAGCCAATAACACCATTGCGCCGGTGCCCAAACCAGGCACGGTGCTGACTATTCCCAGTCAACTTCTGCTACCGGACGTGCCGCGCGAGGGGATTGTGGTGAATCTTGCCGAGCTGCGGCTGTATTACTTCCCACCTGGCCAAAACATCGTACAGGTTTATCCGATTGGGATTGGCCTGCAGGGGCTGGAAACGCCGCTGATGACCACCAGAATTGGGCAAAAGATCCCGAACCCGACCTGGACACCTACCGCCGGCATTCGCCAGCGATCTCTTGAGAAAGGGATCAAACTGCCGCCTGTCGTGCCTGCCGGGCCGAATAACCCTCTGGGGAGATTCGCTATGCGGCTGGCCTACGGCAATGGTGAGTACCTGATCCACGGCACCAGCGCGCCGGACAGCGTCGGGCTGCGCGTCAGTTCGGGCTGTATAAGGATGAACGCCCCCGACATTAAAGCGCTGTTTGAGCAAGCGAGAACCGGTACGCCTGTGCGGGTGATTAACGATCCGGTGAAATTCTCCGTTGAGCCAAACGGTATTCGCTATGTCGAAGTCCATCGGCCGCTTTCTCAGGATGAGCAGCAGAATACACAAACAATGCCTTACGTGCTTCCTGCTGGTTTCAGCGAGTTTAGGACCGGTAACGGTGTGGAGAAAGCGTTAGTGGAGAAAGCGCTTTACAGACGAGCGGGTTATCCCGTCGTGGTTTCTGCGGGGCAAACACCTGCGGCATCGGCGGCGGTGCTGTCGGCCAGTAATGGCGCGGTAAATGCTGAGGAGGCTACGAGTGCGACACAGTAGCAGACGGAGATAAATGACAGGCAAAAAAAATGGCGCACATTGTGCGCCATTTTATACCAGTGACTCTTACTTACGGTAAGAGTGAGCCTGGTTGTCCAGACGCTGGTTAGCGCGAGCGGCGTCGTCTTTAGCAGCCTGAACGTCAGAACGCACTGCGTTCACGTCGTTGCTCAGCTGATCAACTTTAGCGTTCAGAGTCTGAACGTCAGAAGACAGTTGATCGATTTTAGCGTTAGAAGAACAACCTGCCAGCATAGTAGAAGCCAGGATTACCGCGCCCAGTACCAGTTTAGTACGATTCATTATTAATACCCTCTAGATTGAGTTAATCTCCATGTAGCGTTACAAGTATTACACAAACTTTTTTGTGATGAGAATAATTTTTTGTCGGGAATACCCCTAAATTTGATCGTTCGCTCAAAGAAGCACCGAACGGAGACGGAAAGTTAAAAAAAAGAGAGAAAACAGGGGAATTTCATCGGATTCATCTTAATTAAGAGTAAGCTTAAATAGTAAAATTCGATTTGCTTTTTGATTAAGATCCGCGAACAAGTGATATAAAAAAAGCGCCCTTAGGCGCTTTTTTAGTAATTAAACTTGTTAACAAGTCAATTACAAAACATGGACTGAAGCGGTGTTAGTGGTGCCGCTTGGAACCAGTGCACCGGAAACCATCACCACGATGTCGCCTTTACGCGCCAGGCCACTTTCCAGAGCAACTTCTTTACCCAGACGGTAGAAGTCGTCAGTGGAGGCGATTTCTTTCACCATCTGCGGCACAACGCCTTTGCTCAGCACCAGCTGACGTGCAGTCACTTCGTTGGTGGTCAGCGCAAGAATGGTCGCGTTCGGGAAGTATTTACGCACGGCTTTAGCGGATTTACCGCCCTGGGTCGCAACCACGATCAGCGGTGCTTCCAGTTTTTCTGCGGTTTCAACAGCGCCACGGCAAACGGCTTCGGTGATGCGCAGTTTACGGCTGTCGTTGTTGTTGTCCAGACGGCTGGTCATCACGCGGTCGGTACGTTCGCAGATGGTTGCCATGATGGTCACGGCTTCCAGTGGGTATTTACCCTTTGCAGACTCACCGGACAGCATTACTGCATCGGTGCCGTCGATGATGGCGTTAGCAACGTCACCGGCTTCTGCACGGGTAGGGCGCGGGTTTTTGATCATGGAGTCGAGCATCTGGGTCGCGGTGATAACCACTTTACGTGCACGAACGCATTTCTCGATCATCATCTTCTGCGCGAAGATAACTTCTTCAACCGGGATTTCAACGCCCAGGTCGCCACGAGCAACCATGATGCCGTCAGACGCTTCGAGGATCTCGTCGAAGTTGTTCAGGCCTTCCTGGTTTTCAATTTTGGAGATGATCTGGATCTTCTCGCCACCGTGGGCTTTCAGGTGCTCACGAATTTCAACTACGTCAGAACGCTTACGGATAAACGAGGCTGCCACGAAGTCAACGCCCTGTTCGCAGCCGAAGATCAGATCCTGTTTATCTTTCTCAGCCAGTGCTGGCAGCGCGATGGACACGCCCGGCAGGTTAACGCCTTTGTTCTCACCGAGGTCGCCGTTGTTCAGCACTTTACAGATAACTTTGTTGCCTTCGATGGCGGTGACTTCCATGCCGATCAGGCCATCGTCCACCAGAACGGTGTTGCCCACGGTCAGGTCATTGGTGAAGCCTTCGTAGGTCACTGCAACGATTTCGCTGTTGCCAACCACGGACTTGTCGGTGGTGAAGGTAAAGGTCTGGCCTGCTTTCAGGGAAACGTCGTTACCGCCTTCCAGCTTGATGGTGCGGATTTCTGGCCCTTTGGTGTCCAGCAGGATAGCGGCTTTTTTACCGGTTTTAGCGACGACATTGCGCAGGTTCTTGATGCGCTGGCCGTGTTCTGCATAGTCACCGTGAGAGAAGTTCAGACGCATAACGTTCATGCCCGCGTCGAGCATTTTAGTCAGCATCTCTTCGGATTCGGTTTTTGGACCGATGGTGCAAACGATTTTAGTCTTTTTCATGACAGTCTTATCTATAAGTTGAGGAGGATTGTTGAAACTCGGTTCCGGGAGGCAGGGCTGCCGGAGCTTAAAAGAATACTGTGGTGTTGAAAGTGGCACCTGGTAAGGATAGGTGACAGAAATAAAGCGTGCAGAGGAAAGTGTGCTTGTGGTTCAGCAGGGGAAAGCGTTAGACAATGTTGTTGTATAAAAAAGGAGTCCAATGAGCTGAAACCATTCAAGTTAAGAACGGGCGTAGTATAGATAAATCTGGCTGGAAAAGGAATCAAAACCGTTGATTCAGCGACGGAGTGCACAGTTTTACAGCGAGTTGTTATCAGGCCGTTGCCAGATGTTTGAGAGTTTTAATAGATGATGAAAAGAAGAAGGAATGGTGCGTTCAATTGGACTCGAACCAACGACCCCCACCATGTCAAGGTGGTGCTCTAACCAACTGAGCTATGAACGCATTTAATACGATTAATAAAACGTTAACCGACTGAATTGATTATTGTTTTATCTTCTTAAACAAGAAGTGACAACATTATGACGGGCGATTGGGGTGTTGACAAGCCCTGTTGATACTGTCTGGTGAATGTTTGAGCTTTTTATTGCTTGCTCCGGCTGGCTTTTCAATCTGGCTGCTGATAAAACCGTTTCCTTTCCGATATTCAGGGATATTTTATGATAACCATTATTGGCGCTGGTGTGGCAGGGCCGCTGCTGGCCTACATGTTGCACCGCCAGGGTATTGCGGTCTGTATTCTTGAGGCTGATGCTTCTCTGGATTCACGCCATCAGGGCGGCATGCTCAATTTGAACGAAGGCACGGGTAAACCTGCTCTCCGGGCGGCAGGCTTGTATGAGGCCGCCATGGCTCTGGTGCTGGAGGGTGCAGATGCAACTCTGATGCGCGATAAACAAGGCCATGTCCTGTATCAGGATGATGGGGACGGCTCCCGGCCGGAAGTTGACCGTGGTGCGTTGCGCAAACTAGTGGTAGAGGCCTTGCCTGAAGGGATTATCCGCTGGAACAGCCGGGTCACGTCCATTGAACCAAAGGGGACAGGCTTTCATCTTAAGCTGGGGGACGGCAGTACGCATATTTGCGATGCCCTGGTGGGAGCGGACGGTGCGTGGTCGAAGGTCAGGCCTTTGTTAACGGCTCAGAAACCGCTTTATTCCGGGATAACTTTTGTTGAGTTGCGCTACCCGAACGTAAGCCAGCAATATCCTGCCGTGAAAGCGCTGTCAGGCAAGGGCTCGTTGTTTGCTCTGAGTGAAGGCCGGGGCATCATGGCTCACTGTGAACCTGGAGATGAGGTTTCAGCCTATGCCGCCATTCCCGTACCGGAAGCGCAATCGCGCAGAACTTTTACTCTTGATGAATTGGCTGAACACTTCCGTGGCTGGGGCGAATGCTACCGCGAGATGTTAGTGCAGAGTGAGGGGCCACTGGTTGCCAGGCCGATCTATGTGTTACCTACCGGAGCGTTCTGGGAGGCAGAGGGAAATGTGACCCTGATTGGCGATGCCGCGCATGTTATGTCGCCTTTTGCCGGGGAGGGTGTGAATCTGGCGATGGCTGATGCCGTCGATCTCGCCCATGCCATCATTTCCCAGCCTTCCAGCCTGGCAGATGCTTTTAAGGTATATCAGGAGGCAATGGCTGCCCGAACCGTTCGTTTTCAGCAGGAGTCTGCAGCGAATTTTGCCATGGGATTTGCGGCTGACGCGCCGCGGGAACTGCTGGCGTTATTCACTGGGTTAGGAGCGCAGGACGAGGGCCAGTAATCCCCAAAATCACTTCATCGGGATGTTGTTAATGGTTCATATGCTTCACCAGGCTGTCGATAAACAGCCTGACTTTGGCTGCCAGATGTTTTCGATTAGGGTACACCACGTTCACGCTCAGTGGCGTGCCGCCTAATTCAGGCAGCACGGGCACCAGTGTGCCCTCTGCGACATGCCCGGCAACGAGAAAAGCAGGCAGAAAAGCGATACCTAAGCCTGCAACAGCGGCGGCGCAAATAGCTTCTCCGCTGTCGAAGCGGATCCTGCTGTGCCCTTCGACCACCACGCTCTCATTGCTGGCCGTGAACAGCGTCCAGTTTGCCGTTTGAGGACTCAGGCCGTAAATCAGCCGCTGGTGCAGGCGAAGATCTTCCGGCGTGCCGGGTATCCCTGAAGTGGCCAGGTAGGCTGGAGAAGCAAACAGATGAGGGCGAATGCGCTGCACGGTTCGTGCAATAAGCTGCGAATCTTTCGGTAAATCACCCAGTCGGAGGCTGAGATCGAACCCCTCCGCGACGAGGTCCACCACGCGGTCGGTGAAATTAACTTCGATATCCAGCCTCGGGTAGGCTGCCATGATGTGCTTCAGAAAAGGCAGCAGCACTACCTTGCCCCACGTTTCCGGGACGCTGAGCCGAAGCACTCCGCTGGGGCTGGAAAAATTCTGCCGGACACTGGCTTCTGCTTCTTCAATATCCTGCAAAATCTGCGCACAGCGCTCATAAAAACCGTAGCCGTCGCGGGTCAGAGCGACGCTCCGCGTTGTGCGATTAAAAAGCCGTGTTTCCAGCTGTGCTTCAAGGCGTGCAATCGCTTTACCTGCGGCGGAACGGGTTAATCCCAACGCCTTTCCTCCGGCGACAAAGCTCCCGCTTTCCGCTATAGCCACGAAAACTCGCAGGCTGCCGAGATCGAGCTCTGAATGGCTTTTAGTGCCTGGGTGGAGTGGCATTGGCGAACCTCTTTCGTCAAATCATTAAGCATAATCTTTTTTGTTTAATCACAGTAGACAATGGAGAAAGAAATGCTTCCTGATAATGCACAGCTAGCCCTTAAGGGCTGGATAAAAGCCGCCGGGCCGGTTGTGAAGAAGGTATATGGCCAGTCTGATGCCGACTGGAAAGCGGTTCGGGCTGACTATATGAAGCAGCTGGATAAGTTATTCCCTGCCGTGGAGGGCGTAACCTTTGCTGATGTCAGCCTGGGCGGTGTTGGTGCGATGTTGGTCACGCCTGAGGAAGTCATTGAGGGTCGGGTGATGATTTATATTCATGGCGGAGGCTACGTTCACGGTGGGGTAGAAGCTTATCGGGGATTAACCGGGCGCTATGCTCGTGCCTTGAAGGCTAAAGTGTATGCGGTAGATTATCGTCAGGCACCTGAGTTTCCTTTTCCGACGCCCATTGATGATGTCTTTCAGGCTTACCGAACCTTGCTTGAGGAGGGGGCAAACCCGCGATCGCTGATGATTTCGGGGGATTCTGCCGGAGGGGCGATGACCGTCACTCTGATGCGTAAAGCGCGCGATGCTGGCCTGGCATTACCCGCCGCCGCCGTGGCTATTTCACCGTGGGCTAACTTAACGCATAGCGGCGCATCTGCAACGGTGCGGGATGGGTTGGACCCTTTATGCAGCGTAGCTTTCCTGAACCACCTGGCCCGAAGTTTCCTTGCCGGAGAACTGCCCACACATCCTGATGCTTCTCCGGTTTTTGCCGATGTACACGGACTTTCTCCCACGCTGATACAGGTTGGTGAAAACGAAGTGATGCTGAGCGATGCCATTCGCCTTGCCTCCCACATGAGTGAAAGTCGGGTTCGTACCACGCTAGAAGTTTGGCCGGAAATGTTTCACGTCTGGCATTTGTTTGCCGGGATCTTACCAGAGGCAGACCAGGCACTGCGAAACGCGATAAGATTCTTCGAAGATGCGCTAAACCCGGCCAACATCGGGTGAGAAAAAATGATTCATCTGCTGGCGTGCGGATTGCACGCCTTTAAATAATTGGGAGAGACAGTCGTGCCAGACAGAGAAATTATTATGCCACCGTCCATGCAAGTGCTTGCTGAGCGGGCGGGATATGCACCTGCGGTGGTGGTAGGTAACACGGTTTATTGTGCCGGTCAGGTTGGGCGTACGCCTGATTTACAGGTGATCGCTGACCCAAGGGCGCAGTTTATGGCCTGCTGGGAAAATCTGCGTCTGGTCCTTCAGGCCGCGGGTTGCAGCTTTGAAGATGTCGTGGAGATGACCACTTACCACGTAGACATGAAGGAACATATGGATGTTTTTCGGGAGGTGAAAGACGCGATATTTCCTAGAGGATATTGTGCCTGGACCTGCGTCGGCGTGTCTGAACTGGCTCGCCCGGGGCTGCTGGTGGAAGTGAAATGTATTGCCGTGAGAAGAACGGCGTAACATAAAAAAACCGGCTGAATAAGCCGGTTTTTTATTAGATTTTGCAGGCGTCACCGCAGTCATCATCGGCCACAACGGCCTGCGCTTTTTTGTCTGCGTCTTCCTGGCGCTCGGCGTTGCGCGCTTCGGCTTCATCTAACCCGGAAAACACCAGATTATCGAGATCGATTTCCATAAGTCACCTGTCGTGGTTTAGTGAATAACTCGCTTTATGATATGCAACCTTTCGGGCTTTCGCATCCCAAAACACCGCCGGACGCTCAAAACGCTAAAAAAGACGTTTTCATGCGCTACAGACTGGCGTGTAAAAAGGAAATTTGGGATTTATCAGCTTGAAGAAAAGCGAATTAAAGAAGGGAACTGCTTTAGCAAATATGGTGCGTCCGAGTGGACTCGAACCACCGACCCCCACCATGTCAAGGTGGTGCTCTAACCAACTGAGCTACGGACGCACTGATATATTTGAAAATGGTGCGTTCAATTGGACTCGAACCAACGACCCCCACCATGTCAAGGTGGTGCTCTAACCAACTGAGCTATGAACGCATTGTTGTCTTGGCGACAGCGGGGACGAATATTAGCGATACACCTCGGGGCTTGCAAGGGGAAACTCGCAATTTTATTCCAGATTTCACGTGATTGCCGAGCATCTGCGCAGAATGGGGAGAAAGTAGCCGCTGATGCGGCTACTGTTGATTAATTAACGTGCTGCGCGCTGTAGGATAGTGACGGAAGGCTGACGCTGCAGCCAGCGCATGCGTAACATCATCATAATCGCGGCGGAAGTCAGGCCGATAATAAAGCCAATCCAGAACCCTGCCGGCCCCATAGGCTCAACCACCCAGTCTGTTAACCCCAGGATATAACCGGCTGGCAGGCCCAGCACCCAATACGCAATGAAGGTAATAAAGAAGATAGAGCGCGTATCTTTGTAGCCACGCAGAACGCCGCTGCCAATCACCTGGATTGAGTCGGAGATCTGATAAATTGCCGCCAGCAGCATCAGATGTGCCGCCAGTGCAACAACTGCCGGATTGTCGTTATACAGCAGGGCAATGTGTTCCCGGAAAATGACGGTAAACATTGCGGTGCACATTGCCAGGCAAATGGCCACGCCAACGCCCGTACGGGCGGCGATTTGTGCATCCAGAGTTGAGCCCTGACCCAGTCTGAAGCCGACGCGAATAGTCACTGCCGCGCCCAAAGAGAGCGGCAACACAAACATTAGCGAGCTGAAGTTGAGGGCAATCTGGTGCCCGGCAACGTCGGTGATACCCAGCGGGGAAACCAGAAGGGCGACAACGGCAAACAGCGTAACTTCAAAGAACAACGCCAGGGCAATCGGCAGCCCGAGCTGGCTCAGGCGCTTGACCACCGCCCAGTCCGGTTTACTGAAACTCTCCGGATTTTTGATGTCGCGCATCGAGCGGGCTTTCTTCATATAGGAAAGCATGCTGAAGAACATCACCCAGTACACCGCCGCCGTTGCCACGCCGCAGCCCACGCCACCCAGTTCGGGCATGCCGAAATGGCCATAAATAAAGATGTAGTTAACCGGAATATTGACCAGCAGGCCGATAAAGCCCATCACCATGCCCGGTTTGGTTTTGGCAAGGCCTTCGCACTGGTTACGTCCCACCTGGAAGAACAGATAACCCGGCGCACCCCACAGCAGCGCGCGGAGATAGCGGACGGCTTTATCCGCCAGCTCAGGATCGATATTGTGCATGGCGTGAATGATATGGCCTGCATTCCATAGCACCACCATGACCAGCACGGAAACCATGCCCGCCAGCCAGAACCCCTGGCGTACCTGGTGCGCAATACGGTCACGGCGTGCGGAACCATTGAGTTGCGCAACGGTTGGCGTTAAGGCCAATAGCAGCCCGTGGCCGAACAGAATAGCGGGCAGCCAGATGGAGGTGCCGATAGCCACGGCGGCCATGTCGGTGGCGCTGTAGCCGCCGGCCATCACGGTATCGACGAATCCCATTGCAGTTTGAGCGACCTGCGCGATGATGACAGGTATCGCCAGGGCAAGGAGCTGGCGAGCTTCGGTGAGGTACTTCTGCATGTTTACACCTGATTATTTTTATATGTATGAGAGACTAAAAAAGCCGCCAAAACAGGCAGCAAGAAGATGAACTGGGGAAATAGCCAGTCTATTGTAGCGGGAGTTTATTTATACGCCAGTCAAAAATAAAGCCAGCGCACACCGCGCACTGGTATGCTGATTTTCCAACTGCTAAAGTGCGAAAATGTCTGTTAATGGCGGTAGCGTTACCGTCTGCGAATTGCCAGGAGTTTTTAGATGTTTACAGGTATTGTGCAGGGCACGGCGACCCTGGTTTCCATCGATGAGAAACCGAATTTCCGCACTCACGTTATTGATATGCCGGCTGAAATGTTGCCAGACCTCGAAACAGGGGCTTCGGTGGCGCATAACGGCTGCTGCCTGACCGTAACCGAAATCAACGGCAATCACGTCAGCTTTGATTTAATGAAAGAAACGTTGCGCATCACCAACCTCGGTGAGCTCAGCGTGGGCGACAGCGTGAACGTTGAGCGCGCAGCCAAATTTAACGACGAAATTGGCGGGCATTTAATGTCGGGTCATATTATGACCACGGCCGAAATTTCTAAAATTCTGACCTCAGAAAATAACCGCCAAATCTGGTTTAAGATTCAGGATAAGACCCTGATGAAATATATCCTTTATAAAGGTTATGTGGGCATCGACGGGATTAGCCTGACGGTGGGCGAGGTAACCGCCACGCGTTTTTGCGTGCACCTGATCCCTGAAACGCTTGAGCGCACTACGCTCGGTGCTAAAAAGCTGGGACAGCGCGTGAACATTGAAATTGACCCGCAGACCCAGGCAATTGTCGACACCGTTGAGCGTGTGCTGGCGAGCCGTGAAGCGACAATAACGGCAGCGATGCCAGCTAGCGAATAAACATTCTTGATTCATAAAAAACGGGGCCATTTGGCCCCGTTTTTCTTTCTTAATTTTCTTCGTTAAACCCGTTTTCGGCGGCGGTTTTCATAAACCACTCGCCGCTTTTCTTAATCGTGC
Coding sequences within:
- a CDS encoding RidA family protein, translating into MPPSMQVLAERAGYAPAVVVGNTVYCAGQVGRTPDLQVIADPRAQFMACWENLRLVLQAAGCSFEDVVEMTTYHVDMKEHMDVFREVKDAIFPRGYCAWTCVGVSELARPGLLVEVKCIAVRRTA
- the mdtK gene encoding MdtK family multidrug efflux MATE transporter produces the protein MQKYLTEARQLLALAIPVIIAQVAQTAMGFVDTVMAGGYSATDMAAVAIGTSIWLPAILFGHGLLLALTPTVAQLNGSARRDRIAHQVRQGFWLAGMVSVLVMVVLWNAGHIIHAMHNIDPELADKAVRYLRALLWGAPGYLFFQVGRNQCEGLAKTKPGMVMGFIGLLVNIPVNYIFIYGHFGMPELGGVGCGVATAAVYWVMFFSMLSYMKKARSMRDIKNPESFSKPDWAVVKRLSQLGLPIALALFFEVTLFAVVALLVSPLGITDVAGHQIALNFSSLMFVLPLSLGAAVTIRVGFRLGQGSTLDAQIAARTGVGVAICLAMCTAMFTVIFREHIALLYNDNPAVVALAAHLMLLAAIYQISDSIQVIGSGVLRGYKDTRSIFFITFIAYWVLGLPAGYILGLTDWVVEPMGPAGFWIGFIIGLTSAAIMMMLRMRWLQRQPSVTILQRAAR
- the pykF gene encoding pyruvate kinase PykF, giving the protein MKKTKIVCTIGPKTESEEMLTKMLDAGMNVMRLNFSHGDYAEHGQRIKNLRNVVAKTGKKAAILLDTKGPEIRTIKLEGGNDVSLKAGQTFTFTTDKSVVGNSEIVAVTYEGFTNDLTVGNTVLVDDGLIGMEVTAIEGNKVICKVLNNGDLGENKGVNLPGVSIALPALAEKDKQDLIFGCEQGVDFVAASFIRKRSDVVEIREHLKAHGGEKIQIISKIENQEGLNNFDEILEASDGIMVARGDLGVEIPVEEVIFAQKMMIEKCVRARKVVITATQMLDSMIKNPRPTRAEAGDVANAIIDGTDAVMLSGESAKGKYPLEAVTIMATICERTDRVMTSRLDNNNDSRKLRITEAVCRGAVETAEKLEAPLIVVATQGGKSAKAVRKYFPNATILALTTNEVTARQLVLSKGVVPQMVKEIASTDDFYRLGKEVALESGLARKGDIVVMVSGALVPSGTTNTASVHVL
- a CDS encoding FAD-dependent oxidoreductase encodes the protein MITIIGAGVAGPLLAYMLHRQGIAVCILEADASLDSRHQGGMLNLNEGTGKPALRAAGLYEAAMALVLEGADATLMRDKQGHVLYQDDGDGSRPEVDRGALRKLVVEALPEGIIRWNSRVTSIEPKGTGFHLKLGDGSTHICDALVGADGAWSKVRPLLTAQKPLYSGITFVELRYPNVSQQYPAVKALSGKGSLFALSEGRGIMAHCEPGDEVSAYAAIPVPEAQSRRTFTLDELAEHFRGWGECYREMLVQSEGPLVARPIYVLPTGAFWEAEGNVTLIGDAAHVMSPFAGEGVNLAMADAVDLAHAIISQPSSLADAFKVYQEAMAARTVRFQQESAANFAMGFAADAPRELLALFTGLGAQDEGQ
- a CDS encoding LysR family transcriptional regulator, with the translated sequence MPLHPGTKSHSELDLGSLRVFVAIAESGSFVAGGKALGLTRSAAGKAIARLEAQLETRLFNRTTRSVALTRDGYGFYERCAQILQDIEEAEASVRQNFSSPSGVLRLSVPETWGKVVLLPFLKHIMAAYPRLDIEVNFTDRVVDLVAEGFDLSLRLGDLPKDSQLIARTVQRIRPHLFASPAYLATSGIPGTPEDLRLHQRLIYGLSPQTANWTLFTASNESVVVEGHSRIRFDSGEAICAAAVAGLGIAFLPAFLVAGHVAEGTLVPVLPELGGTPLSVNVVYPNRKHLAAKVRLFIDSLVKHMNH
- a CDS encoding major outer membrane lipoprotein encodes the protein MNRTKLVLGAVILASTMLAGCSSNAKIDQLSSDVQTLNAKVDQLSNDVNAVRSDVQAAKDDAARANQRLDNQAHSYRK
- a CDS encoding riboflavin synthase; this encodes MFTGIVQGTATLVSIDEKPNFRTHVIDMPAEMLPDLETGASVAHNGCCLTVTEINGNHVSFDLMKETLRITNLGELSVGDSVNVERAAKFNDEIGGHLMSGHIMTTAEISKILTSENNRQIWFKIQDKTLMKYILYKGYVGIDGISLTVGEVTATRFCVHLIPETLERTTLGAKKLGQRVNIEIDPQTQAIVDTVERVLASREATITAAMPASE
- a CDS encoding alpha/beta hydrolase, which gives rise to MLPDNAQLALKGWIKAAGPVVKKVYGQSDADWKAVRADYMKQLDKLFPAVEGVTFADVSLGGVGAMLVTPEEVIEGRVMIYIHGGGYVHGGVEAYRGLTGRYARALKAKVYAVDYRQAPEFPFPTPIDDVFQAYRTLLEEGANPRSLMISGDSAGGAMTVTLMRKARDAGLALPAAAVAISPWANLTHSGASATVRDGLDPLCSVAFLNHLARSFLAGELPTHPDASPVFADVHGLSPTLIQVGENEVMLSDAIRLASHMSESRVRTTLEVWPEMFHVWHLFAGILPEADQALRNAIRFFEDALNPANIG
- the ldtE gene encoding L,D-transpeptidase LdtE, whose amino-acid sequence is MKYASLLTLAIIGALSAIQPALALDYPLPPEGSRLIGQNQTYTVQEGDRNLQAIARRFDTGAMLLLEANNTIAPVPKPGTVLTIPSQLLLPDVPREGIVVNLAELRLYYFPPGQNIVQVYPIGIGLQGLETPLMTTRIGQKIPNPTWTPTAGIRQRSLEKGIKLPPVVPAGPNNPLGRFAMRLAYGNGEYLIHGTSAPDSVGLRVSSGCIRMNAPDIKALFEQARTGTPVRVINDPVKFSVEPNGIRYVEVHRPLSQDEQQNTQTMPYVLPAGFSEFRTGNGVEKALVEKALYRRAGYPVVVSAGQTPAASAAVLSASNGAVNAEEATSATQ